A window of the Eulemur rufifrons isolate Redbay chromosome 6, OSU_ERuf_1, whole genome shotgun sequence genome harbors these coding sequences:
- the FLI1 gene encoding Friend leukemia integration 1 transcription factor isoform X4, whose protein sequence is MDPGSLLAYNTTSHTDQSSRLSVKEDPSYDSVRRGAWSNNMNSGLNKSPPLGGAQTISKNTEQRPQPDPYQILGPTSSRLANPGSGQIQLWQFLLELLSDSANASCITWEGTNGEFKMTDPDEVARRWGERKSKPNMNYDKLSRALRYYYDKNIMTKVHGKRYAYKFDFHGIAQALQPHPTEPSMYKYPSDISYMPSYHAHQQKVNFVPPHPSSMPVTSSSFFGAASQYWTSPTGGIYPNPNVPRHPNTHVPSHLGSYY, encoded by the exons ACCCTTCTTACGACTCGGTCAGGAGAGGAGCATGGAGCAACAACATGAATTCCGGCCTCAACAAAA GTCCCCCGCTCGGAGGAGCACAGACGATAAGTAAGAACACGGAACAACGGCCCCAGCCAG ATCCGTATCAGATCCTGGGCCCGACCAGCAGTCGCCTAGCCAACCCTG GCAGCGGGCAGATCCAGCTGTGGCAATTCCTCCTGGAGCTGCTCTCGGACAGTGCCAACGCCAGCTGTATCACCTGGGAGGGGACCAACGGGGAGTTCAAAATGACGGACCCCGATGAGGTGGCCAGGCGCTGGGGGGAGCGGAAAAGCAAGCCCAACATGAATTATGACAAGCTGAGCCGGGCCCTCCGATATTACTACGATAAAAACATTATGACCAAAGTGCATGGCAAAAGGTATGCCTACAAATTTGACTTCCACGGCATTGCCCAGGCTCTGCAGCCACACCCGACCGAGCCGTCCATGTACAAGTACCCTTCTGATATCTCCTACATGCCTTCCTACCACGCCCACCAACAGAAGGTGAACTTTGTCCCTCCCCACCCATCCTCCATGCCTGTCACTTCTTCCAGCTTCTTTGGAGCGGCGTCCCAATACTGGACCTCCCCCACTGGTGGAATCTACCCCAACCCCAATGTCCCCCGCCATCCTAACACCCACGTGCCTTCACACTTAGGCAGCTACTACTAG